In one Bombus fervidus isolate BK054 chromosome 16, iyBomFerv1, whole genome shotgun sequence genomic region, the following are encoded:
- the LOC139995476 gene encoding SET domain-containing protein SmydA-8, with amino-acid sequence MSQKSLGESTPTGKSTATYKILQNDKVGRYMVASKELEAGEEIVTEMPFVVGPKAFTYPLCLSCYATWPPSLSAKPLCSKCGWPVCSEECENQPQHKDYECQVFVQAKEKFNVQAALEEANENGVPQLECITPLRLLLESERNPERWNNEIKDMEAHNKIRSQKKHWQSNQINIVDYIRKQLKLDRFSEEQIHTACGILEINTFEIRTAKGCSARALYPTVALMNHSCISNTCHSISPTDYRVRLRTTLKIPAGGELYGSYTHSLLPTLLRREHLLEGKYFACACPRCSDPTELGTHVSSLKCNKCDNGIVLSLDSLDPESSWKCTHCEFTTSGSAVRKVLHIIQAEVDAVETISGADGADAIQERETVVKKYRSVLHPRHGFLTMLRHSLTQMYGRVDEYLLDDLPDVVLEHKIDICRLLLQVLDVIEPGYSRIRGMTLYELHAPLLFIAKTQWNAGVIDEAILKSKMIEAANILKEAALILCLEPPDTPEGQIGIVAKESLAQLEESIKSL; translated from the exons ATGTCACAAAAAAGCTTG GGGGAATCGACGCCAACGGGGAAAAGTACGGCGACATACAAAATTCTTCAGAATGATAAAGTGGGAAG GTACATGGTCGCTAGCAAAGAGTTGGAAGCAGGTGAAGAAATTGTCACAGAAATGCCTTTTGTAGTTGGACCAAAGGCATTCACATACCCTTTGTGTCTTTCCTGTTATGCAACATGGCCTCCATCGTTAAGCGCTAAACCTCTTTGTTCAAAGTGCGGTTGGCCTGTATGTTCAGAAGAATGCGAAAACCAACCGCAACACAAGGACTATGAATGTCAG GTATTCGTACAAGCTAAGGAGAAGTTTAACGTGCAGGCTGCTCTGGAAGAAGCAAACGAAAATGGAGTGCCGCAATTGGAATGTATAACTCCGTTAAGATTGCTTCTAGAATCGGAGAGAAATCCTGAAAGGTGGAACAATGAGATAAAGGACATGGAGGCTCACAATAAAATAAGAAGTCAAAAGAAACATTGGCAATCAAATCAGATTAACATAGTGGACTATATAAGAAAACAACTTAAATTAGACAG ATTCTCGGAAGAACAAATTCATACAGCATGTGGAATTCTAGAAATCAATACTTTCGAGATTCGAACAGCGAAAGGATGTAGCGCGAGAGCACTGTATCCAACAGTGGCTCTAATGAATCATTCGTGCATCTCTAATACATGCCACAGCATTTCACCAACTGATTATAG AGTACGATTGCGTACGACCCTCAAAATTCCTGCCGGTGGAGAACTTTACGGAAGTTATACGCATTCGTTACTTCCTACGCTATTGAGAAGAGAACATCTTCTcgaaggaaaatatttcgcCTGTGCCTGTCCAAGATGTTCAGATCCCACTGAACTTGGAACGCATGTGTCTTCATTGAAATGCAACAAGTGTGATAACGGAATTGTGTTATCTTTAGATTCTCTGG ATCCAGAAAGTTCATGGAAATGTACGCATTGTGAATTTACGACATCGGGATCAGCCGTTCGAAAAGTGTTGCATATCATACAAGCAGAAGTGGATGCAGTGGAGACCATTAGCGGTGCTGATGGAGCTGATGCCATTCAGGAAAGAGAAACAGTGGTGAAAAAATATCGTTCGGTTTTACATCCTCGACATGGTTTTCTTACGATGCTCAG ACATTCGTTGACACAAATGTATGGCCGCGTGGACGAGTACCTCCTAGATGATTTGCCTGACGTCGTATTAGAACATAAAATCGATATTTGCAGGCTGTTACTTCAGGTCTTGGACGTCATAGAACCTGGCTATTCTCGTATAAGAG GAATGACACTTTATGAGCTCCACGCGCCTTTACTTTTTATCGCTAAAACGCAATGGAACGCCGGAGTGATCGATGAAGCTATCCTAAAATCAAAAATGATAGAGGCTGCCAACATTTTGAAAGAAGCGGCATTAATTTTATGCTTAGAACCACCAGACACACCGGAAGGTCAAATAGGTATCGTTGCTAAAGAATCTCTGGCTCAACTCGAAGAATCAATCAAAAGTTTATAA